One region of Intestinimonas massiliensis (ex Afouda et al. 2020) genomic DNA includes:
- a CDS encoding MATE family efflux transporter: MEENKMGVMPVRPLLLHMAWPMMLSMLIQALYNMVDSMFVSRLNREAFEALSLSYPVQMFMVAVCVGTGVGVNALLSRRLGQQDPEGANAVAMNGVFVYLLSWLFFLFFGLFLTRPFFGFFTDSAAVAGYGARYLSLVTGCSIGMTMQFVTERILLASGDPVGPMVIQGVGAVVNLIFDPLLIFGPGPFPALGVAGAAAATVMGQLTGMTVGFVLVARCRTVALSPKGFRPQKEVIAELYRIGLPAIVMQSLATFMTLGLNKIMALFSSSAVFILGAYFKIQSFIFMPVHGLNNGMIPVVGYNYGARHRARITGLTRFALCIAVVIMAAGTLLLLCLPGFFLALFNAEPEVLAAGVPALRMIALSFPFAGVSIVLCAVLQAVGESLRSLAVSLARQILLVLPAALALGLLAPERMWLCFLLSELLSCGLALLLYRQICRQKLSRLS; this comes from the coding sequence ATGGAAGAAAATAAAATGGGCGTGATGCCGGTGCGGCCTCTGCTCCTCCACATGGCCTGGCCCATGATGCTCTCCATGCTCATCCAGGCCCTGTATAACATGGTGGACTCCATGTTCGTCTCCCGGCTCAACCGGGAGGCCTTCGAGGCCCTCTCCCTGTCCTATCCCGTGCAGATGTTCATGGTGGCCGTCTGTGTGGGCACCGGCGTGGGGGTCAACGCCCTGCTCTCCCGCCGCCTGGGGCAGCAGGACCCGGAGGGCGCCAACGCCGTGGCCATGAACGGCGTGTTTGTCTATCTGCTGTCCTGGCTGTTCTTCCTGTTTTTCGGGCTGTTCCTGACCCGCCCCTTTTTTGGCTTTTTTACCGACAGCGCCGCTGTGGCCGGCTACGGGGCACGCTATCTCTCCCTCGTCACCGGCTGCTCCATCGGCATGACCATGCAGTTTGTCACCGAGCGTATCCTCCTGGCCAGCGGCGACCCGGTAGGCCCCATGGTCATCCAGGGGGTGGGGGCGGTAGTCAACCTGATCTTCGACCCCCTGCTCATCTTTGGCCCGGGCCCCTTCCCCGCCCTGGGCGTGGCGGGTGCCGCCGCCGCCACCGTCATGGGCCAACTCACCGGCATGACCGTGGGCTTCGTCCTGGTGGCCCGGTGCCGGACGGTCGCCCTCTCCCCCAAGGGCTTCCGGCCCCAGAAAGAGGTGATCGCCGAGCTCTACCGCATCGGCCTGCCCGCCATCGTCATGCAGTCCCTGGCCACCTTCATGACCCTGGGGCTCAACAAGATCATGGCCCTGTTCTCCTCCTCCGCCGTCTTTATCCTGGGGGCCTACTTCAAGATCCAGTCCTTCATCTTCATGCCGGTCCACGGCCTGAACAACGGCATGATCCCAGTGGTGGGCTACAACTACGGGGCCAGGCACCGGGCGCGCATCACCGGCCTGACCCGCTTCGCCCTGTGCATCGCCGTGGTCATTATGGCTGCGGGGACCCTGCTCCTGCTGTGCCTGCCCGGGTTCTTTCTGGCGCTTTTCAACGCCGAGCCGGAGGTGCTGGCCGCCGGCGTACCCGCCCTGCGGATGATCGCCCTGTCCTTCCCCTTCGCAGGCGTCTCCATCGTGCTGTGCGCCGTGCTTCAGGCGGTGGGAGAGTCCCTGCGCAGCCTGGCAGTCTCCCTCGCCCGGCAGATCCTCCTGGTCCTCCCCGCCGCTCTGGCCCTGGGGCTGCTGGCCCCGGAGCGCATGTGGCTGTGCTTCCTCCTGTCCGAGCTGCTCTCCTGCGGGCTGGCCCTGCTGCTCTACCGGCAGATCTGCCGGCAGAAGCTATCCCGTCTCTCGTAA
- a CDS encoding GNAT family N-acetyltransferase produces MSALAFVDACSDEHFRAMSLIHALGWRDTYRGYVPDDYMDREITDDRWVPYFREDYQTGRCRGLLLYRDGEPVSCVNYGPARVENYNAGSACTFDSRGYEGWGEIISFYTHPAERGKGYGGRLFEEALARLRTAGHQNAFVLVLRENAKARRFYAAHGFAWDGTHTDIPFPPDAVCVDLRYVKEL; encoded by the coding sequence ATGAGCGCGCTTGCTTTTGTGGACGCCTGCTCCGACGAGCACTTCCGGGCCATGAGCCTCATTCACGCCCTCGGCTGGCGGGATACGTATCGGGGCTATGTGCCCGACGACTACATGGACCGGGAGATCACCGACGACCGCTGGGTCCCATACTTCCGGGAGGATTACCAGACCGGCCGGTGCCGCGGCCTGCTGCTCTATCGGGACGGGGAGCCGGTGTCCTGCGTCAACTATGGTCCCGCCCGGGTGGAAAACTACAACGCCGGTTCGGCGTGCACCTTTGATTCCCGGGGCTATGAGGGCTGGGGAGAGATCATCTCCTTTTACACCCACCCGGCGGAGCGGGGCAAGGGCTACGGCGGAAGGCTCTTTGAAGAGGCCCTGGCTCGGCTGCGGACAGCCGGGCATCAAAACGCCTTCGTCCTCGTGCTGCGGGAAAACGCCAAGGCCCGCCGGTTCTATGCCGCCCATGGCTTCGCCTGGGACGGCACCCACACCGACATTCCCTTTCCTCCGGACGCCGTTTGCGTGGATCTGCGCTATGTAAAGGAGCTGTGA
- a CDS encoding 2-hydroxyacyl-CoA dehydratase yields the protein MAELVYDNTGRLLFTKEMKEEYTLLVPQMLPMHFAMLVRVIQTMGYKVEMLNTSGKSILDYGQKYVHNDACFPAILVIGQLIDAVKSGKYDPHKVALVITQTGGGCRASNYIHMLRKALEKADLAFVPVISVNLSGLEKNPGFSLTLPFIRKALYAVFYGDLLMNVSNQVRPYEVNPGDTDRAIRVCMDFLLDDMGRGKGMSYKSMIANFDRIIDRFQAIPVAGEPKVRVGVVGEIYVKYSPLGNNNLEQFLLSEGAEPVVPGLTDFVIFKIYNRDVDVDIYGGRWIKQKFCQIFAGYIKKYQRAMIDALNRSGRFRAPGDFDELHHYIKGYLGDGNKMGEGWLLTAEMLELIHTGVPNIVCTQPFGCLPNHIVGKGMIRKLKDDYPNSNIVAIDYDPGATKINQENRIKLMLANARALAKGEGSAAPAPAEQAPAAV from the coding sequence ATGGCAGAATTAGTCTACGACAATACCGGCCGCCTCCTGTTCACCAAGGAGATGAAGGAGGAGTACACCCTGCTGGTGCCCCAGATGCTCCCCATGCACTTCGCCATGCTGGTGCGGGTCATCCAGACCATGGGCTACAAGGTGGAGATGCTCAACACCTCCGGCAAGAGCATCCTGGACTATGGACAGAAATACGTCCACAACGACGCCTGCTTCCCCGCCATCCTGGTCATCGGCCAGCTCATCGACGCGGTGAAAAGCGGCAAGTACGACCCCCACAAGGTCGCCCTGGTCATCACCCAGACCGGCGGCGGCTGCCGGGCCTCCAACTACATCCACATGCTCCGCAAGGCGCTGGAGAAGGCCGATCTGGCCTTCGTCCCCGTCATCTCGGTGAATCTGTCCGGCCTGGAGAAAAACCCCGGCTTCTCCCTCACCCTGCCCTTCATCCGCAAGGCCCTTTACGCCGTATTCTACGGCGATCTTCTGATGAACGTCTCCAACCAGGTCCGTCCCTACGAGGTAAACCCCGGCGACACCGACCGGGCCATCCGCGTGTGCATGGACTTCCTGCTGGACGATATGGGCCGGGGCAAGGGCATGAGCTACAAGTCCATGATCGCCAACTTCGACCGCATCATCGACCGCTTCCAGGCCATCCCGGTGGCCGGCGAGCCCAAGGTCCGGGTGGGCGTGGTGGGTGAGATCTACGTCAAGTATTCCCCCCTGGGCAACAACAATCTGGAGCAGTTCCTCCTCTCAGAGGGAGCCGAGCCGGTGGTGCCCGGCCTCACCGACTTCGTCATCTTCAAGATCTATAACCGGGACGTGGATGTGGACATCTACGGCGGCAGGTGGATCAAGCAGAAGTTCTGCCAGATCTTCGCCGGCTACATTAAGAAGTACCAGCGGGCCATGATCGACGCCCTCAACCGTTCCGGCCGCTTCCGAGCGCCCGGCGACTTCGACGAGCTGCACCACTACATCAAGGGCTATCTGGGGGACGGCAACAAGATGGGCGAGGGCTGGCTCCTCACCGCTGAAATGTTGGAGCTCATCCACACCGGGGTGCCCAACATCGTCTGCACCCAGCCCTTCGGCTGCCTGCCCAACCACATCGTGGGTAAGGGGATGATCCGCAAGCTGAAAGACGACTACCCCAACTCCAACATCGTGGCCATCGACTACGACCCCGGCGCCACCAAGATCAACCAGGAAAACCGCATCAAGCTGATGCTGGCCAACGCCCGGGCCCTGGCCAAGGGGGAAGGCTCCGCTGCGCCCGCTCCGGCGGAGCAGGCGCCCGCCGCCGTATGA